A stretch of DNA from Fibrobacter sp. UWB11:
GTCGAAAAGGGCGGCCCGCATCTCGAAGAAGTGCTCATTCAGGTGCAAGCAGGTGCAATGAGTATCGATCAGGCGAACAAGACATTCCATCTTGGCGACGAAATCGTGGATGCCTATAAGAACAACGTCATTAACGCGACCGATGTAACAGGCATTGCAAACGGCAATTCCTCTGTAATCGAAAAAATCAAGAATGATCTTGCAGCAAAGACCTCGCTTGAGTACCATACGCAGTACTTCACAAGCCTTGGTATATTCGTGAACAGCAATTCCGGTTCGCTGACATGTGCAGATACACTCTACAACGGGAACTGCCTCGATAGCAATAACGATGGCAAGATATTCCTCGCCTGGAACATGCGTTCCAAGAATGGAAGACTCGTTGGCACAGGCGTCTATATTGCAAGACTTACATATAAGATTAGAATCGGGAAAAGAGTCATTGTAGACCGTACGCAGGACTTCTTGTGGGGCGTGCGTCACGGAAAGACAAAAGGCTTTACTCTCGAGCTCTACTAGGACTTCCTCCTCTCTCTAAAGGCGCCTGCGATGGGCAGGCGTCTTTTTTTGTGCGTATTTTTTAGAATAAAAAAAATCCCGGCAGAGCCGGGACTTTTTGCGTTTAAAACGCTAATGCCTTCGCGAGAATCGCGGATGACAACTTATGCGAAGTTGTACAAATCCGTAATGTCTTCGTTGTTCTTGTCGTACATCCAGAACTGGTTGATGTGGGCATATTCATCTTCCACGAGGGAGATCTTGATGTTATGCTTGTATTCCAGATAGTTGAACATACGGTTCAAGTCCTTGCAAAGAACATCGATGACCGGAGCGCTGACCACGAGGGTAACCTCGCGGAGACGACCCTTGGTATGGGCACGTGCAAGCCAGCGGTCAATCATACCAAGCGTCGATTCCAGTGTGGCAATACGGCCACTGCCGTTGCACACTGGGCAGCACTCGGTCTTCTCGGTCATGAGGTTCACGCGGACGCGCTTACGGGTCACTTCCATGAGACCGAACTGGCTAATCGGAGCCGGGCTGATCGGGGCCTTGTCACGGCGGATCGCCTTGCGGAATTCCTGATAAACGGCTTCGCGGTCTTCGTCCGTTTCCATATCGATGAAGTCGATGATGATAAGACCACCCACATCGCGGAGACGGAGCTGCTTTGCAATTTCATGGCAAGCATCGAGGTTTGTCTCGAGAATGATCTTGCCCTGGTCCTTGCCATGAACCTTCGGACCGGTGTTCACGTCGATAGAGACGAGAGCTTCGGTCTGTTCAATGACGAGGTTTCCACCGCGCGGAAGCGGAACCTGGCGCTGCAAAGAGCGAGCGTAGTCGTTTTCAATCTTGAAGTATTCGAACAAGCTTTCGCTGGAACTCCAGAGCTTCACTTTGTCGAGCTTATCCGGAGAAAGAACCTTCAGGTAATCGCGGAGAGCGAAGTATTCGTCGCGGTTGTCGATGTACACGTAGTCCGTGTTGTCACCGAAGTATTCGCGAACAGTCTGTTCGATAGAATCGGATTCTTCGTAAATGCAGGTCTCGGGCGGCATGGTTTCGAAGTTGTACTTCGTCTGTTCCCACTTGCTTTCGAGTTCGCGCATCTGCTTGTTGATTTCGAATTCGGATTCGTTGAGGCCGTTAGTGCGGACAATGTAACCCACATCGCGGCCCTTAAGACGGCGGACAGCCTTCTTGAACTCGCGGCGCTTGACCGGATCACGTTCACGCTTGGAGACGCCCACAAAATTTGTACCGGGCATGCAAACCAAGAAACGGCCAGCAAAGCTCAAGTGTGTCGTCAAACGGGCACCCTTGGTGCTAATCGGTTCCTTGACCACCTGCACCATGATTTCTTGGCCTTCCTGGAGAATTTCGTCGATCGAAATTTCCTTAGAGGCATCGCCTTCGTCATCATCGTCACCATATTCGCGGCGCAACAGTTCGTTGCGGTCCATGGCGTCTTCCTGATGCAAAAAGCCAGCCTTCTCAAGACCAATGTCAATGAATGCCGCCTTGAGTGCGGGAAGCACCTTCTGAACGACACCCTTATAAATATTGCCCAGAACTCGATTAGACGAAACACCTTCAACAACCAATTCTGCGAGTTCACCATCTTCCATGATGGCGATACGCTTTTCGTACGGCGTTTTACTAATCAAGATTCCGCGCTTACACTTATTTGCCATTAAAACTCCTAAAGGGTAAAGCAAAACTTGATAGATATCCCCAAGACCAGTCCAAAAGTATGGACCGTGTCCGAGCTCCCTTTGTTTCTTGACGGAAAGTACCGCCCGCCTGCATAGCAAAGCCTGGGGACCATAAATATAACAAGTGGTTGGTGGTTAGTGGTTAATAGTTGGTAGATTTGTAGGGAGAATTAGGAATTGGAAGAAATTATATTTATCCGCGATG
This window harbors:
- a CDS encoding Rne/Rng family ribonuclease; this translates as MANKCKRGILISKTPYEKRIAIMEDGELAELVVEGVSSNRVLGNIYKGVVQKVLPALKAAFIDIGLEKAGFLHQEDAMDRNELLRREYGDDDDEGDASKEISIDEILQEGQEIMVQVVKEPISTKGARLTTHLSFAGRFLVCMPGTNFVGVSKRERDPVKRREFKKAVRRLKGRDVGYIVRTNGLNESEFEINKQMRELESKWEQTKYNFETMPPETCIYEESDSIEQTVREYFGDNTDYVYIDNRDEYFALRDYLKVLSPDKLDKVKLWSSSESLFEYFKIENDYARSLQRQVPLPRGGNLVIEQTEALVSIDVNTGPKVHGKDQGKIILETNLDACHEIAKQLRLRDVGGLIIIDFIDMETDEDREAVYQEFRKAIRRDKAPISPAPISQFGLMEVTRKRVRVNLMTEKTECCPVCNGSGRIATLESTLGMIDRWLARAHTKGRLREVTLVVSAPVIDVLCKDLNRMFNYLEYKHNIKISLVEDEYAHINQFWMYDKNNEDITDLYNFA